From a single Hemitrygon akajei chromosome 28, sHemAka1.3, whole genome shotgun sequence genomic region:
- the snx15 gene encoding sorting nexin-15: MAWHRGRGERCEYRVSEPRQHPHGFTEYRVTARIISKKTAEVKEVTVFKRYSDFKKLHAELSYIHRNLFRKLEEFPPFPKAQVFGRFDAAVIEDRRRSAEELLQFTVDIPALSNSPQLRDFFKGGEACWPLELSTQKEASALPEPLIPLPTGLGRRPESGMRTEALATAEVDGGEPDAGWTEEDDAHSLTDVGKEADDDERRPQAGSSLPDTELALFDPCAKEEAAPACARQSNLEALSVPSGRAEGPTDPEDLEARLLTLRVSSPDSEHPLGMDELEGTDYLSAAAACIKQALEREAAQEYEPALSCYRSGVAILLRGLQGEPSAERQDAIKKRVAEYLNHAEAIFTVHLKDTVAKDATPPS, translated from the exons ATGGCCTGGCACCGGGGCCGGGGCGAGCGCTGCGAGTACCGGGTATCGGAGCCGCGGCAGCACCCGCACGGCTTCACCGAGTACCGGGTGACGGCGCGG ATCATCTCAAAGAAGACAGCGGAAGTCAAAGAG GTGACGGTGTTCAAGCGCTACAGCGACTTCAAAAAGCTGCACGCTGAGCTGTCCTACATCCACAGGAATCTGTTCCGGAAGCTGGAGGAGTTCCCTCCCTTTCCGAAGGCCCAGGTGTTCG GGCGCTTTGACGCCGCAGTCATCGAAGATCGTCGCCGGAGCGCCGAGGAGCTGCTGCAGTTCACGGTCGACATCCCGGCGCTCTCCAACAGCCCGCAGCTGAGGGACTTTTTCAAG ggcGGGGAGGCCTGTTGGCCGCTGGAACTCTCCACTCAGAAGGAAGCCTCAGCCCTTCCGGAGCCGCTGATACCCCTGCCGACCGGACTTGGCAGACGGCCGGAATCTGGGATGAGGACGGAAGCCCTGGCAACGGCGGAGGTGGATGGAG GTGAGCCGGACGCTGGGTGGACGGAGGAGGATGATGCTCATTCCCTGACTGACGTTGGGAAGGAGGCAGACGATGATGAGAGAAGGCCGCAGGCCGGGTCCTCCCTGCCTGACACAGAACTGGCACTCTTTGACCCATGTGCCAAGGAAG AGGCCGCACCAGCCTGCGCTCGGCAGAGTAACCTGGAGGCGCTCTCGGTCCCCAGCGGCCGGGCTGAAGGGCCCACGGACCCCGAGGACCTGGAGGCCAGACTGCTCACCCTGAGGGTGTCATCGCCGGACAGCGAGCACCCGCTGGGGATGGACGAGCTGGAGGGGACCGACTACCTGAGCGCGGCTGCGGCCTGCATCAAACAGGCTCTGGAGCGGGAAGCGGCCCAGGAGTATGAACCGGCCTTGAGCTGTTACCGCAGTGGGGTGGCCATTCTGCTGAGGGGCCTGCAGG GTGAGCCAAGTGCAGAGAGGCAAGATGCTATCAAGAAGAGGGTGGCTGAGTATCTGAACCATGCAGAGGCCATCTTCACTGTACACCTCAAGGACACAGTAGCGAAAGATGCCACGCCACCTTCG